Proteins from a genomic interval of Clostridium scatologenes:
- a CDS encoding PH domain-containing protein, producing the protein MQVYKSVKGSGVYYILGMSILGDLLLGVLVFLIDSYEVLSILKVAIIVFNIYQLYYILICSSLKYFVDDDGIQILSVLRLKNIKIPFSSIQGYQKAQGHIRGMKLSGCGKNHFAIGRAIVEKIGSTYMFITSTKNIIYLKTDDINYGLSPENFHEFEKSLNDKNVNCISWEYKVNKNVNLYRDKKFFIPFIIVTVAVLILTLNPIILYFCNKLPAMMPLNFSSHFVAIKFGTSKQFAFKQMVYGLLNMAVLFCMYNAGYLCARYDKKSAYKFIYVPLILTFVFLIMQIRILLTFR; encoded by the coding sequence GTGCAAGTTTATAAATCAGTTAAGGGATCCGGAGTATATTATATTTTAGGAATGAGTATATTGGGTGATTTATTGTTAGGAGTTCTAGTATTCCTGATAGATTCTTATGAAGTGTTAAGCATATTAAAAGTTGCTATTATAGTTTTTAATATATATCAGCTATACTATATATTAATATGTAGTTCATTAAAATATTTTGTTGATGATGATGGCATACAAATTTTAAGCGTGCTGAGACTTAAAAATATAAAAATACCATTTTCATCTATACAAGGATATCAAAAAGCACAAGGACATATAAGAGGAATGAAGCTATCAGGATGTGGCAAGAATCATTTTGCTATTGGAAGAGCTATAGTTGAAAAAATAGGAAGTACTTATATGTTCATTACTTCAACTAAAAATATAATTTATTTAAAAACCGATGATATAAACTATGGATTATCTCCTGAAAATTTTCATGAATTTGAGAAAAGTTTAAATGATAAAAATGTAAATTGTATAAGCTGGGAATACAAAGTTAATAAGAATGTAAATTTATATAGAGATAAAAAATTTTTTATTCCATTTATTATAGTAACTGTAGCAGTGCTTATTCTTACACTGAATCCGATAATATTATACTTTTGCAATAAGCTTCCAGCCATGATGCCTTTAAATTTTAGTTCGCACTTTGTGGCTATAAAATTTGGTACAAGTAAACAGTTTGCATTTAAACAGATGGTTTATGGACTACTTAATATGGCAGTACTATTTTGTATGTATAATGCAGGATATCTTTGTGCCCGATATGATAAGAAATCTGCATATAAGTTTATTTATGTGCCTTTAATCTTAACATTTGTTTTTCTTATTATGCAAATTAGAATTTTACTTACGTTTAGATAA
- the rpoD gene encoding RNA polymerase sigma factor RpoD, which produces MKDKSAKMQIVKKLIEKGKKTGTLTYKEIMDELDEIDLSPEQIEKIYEVLESMGIEVAGDIQEVEVDEKDLDLSVPEGIAIDDPVRMYLKEIGKVPLLSPEEEISLAQRIENGDQIAKKKLAEANLRLVVSIAKRYVGRGMLFLDLIQEGNLGLIKAVEKFDYRKGYKFSTYATWWIRQAITRAIADQARTIRIPVHMVETINKLIRVSRQLLQELGREPQPEEVAKIMEMPVDKVREIMKIAQEPVSLETPIGEEEDSHLGDFIPDDEAPAPAEAAAFTMLKEQLINVLDTLTPREEKVLRLRFGLDDGRARTLEEVGKEFNVTRERIRQIEAKALRKLRHPSRSKKLKDYLD; this is translated from the coding sequence ATGAAAGATAAAAGTGCAAAGATGCAAATAGTTAAAAAGCTTATAGAAAAAGGTAAAAAAACTGGCACTTTGACTTATAAAGAAATAATGGATGAATTAGATGAAATAGATTTAAGTCCTGAGCAAATAGAAAAAATATATGAAGTACTTGAATCTATGGGAATCGAAGTTGCAGGCGATATTCAGGAAGTTGAAGTGGATGAAAAAGATTTAGATTTATCTGTTCCAGAAGGTATAGCTATAGATGATCCAGTAAGGATGTATTTGAAGGAAATAGGTAAGGTACCTTTGCTATCACCAGAAGAAGAGATAAGTCTTGCCCAAAGAATAGAAAATGGTGATCAAATAGCCAAAAAGAAATTAGCAGAAGCTAATTTAAGACTTGTTGTTAGTATTGCTAAAAGATATGTTGGAAGAGGTATGCTTTTCCTAGATTTAATTCAGGAAGGAAACCTTGGACTTATAAAAGCTGTAGAAAAGTTTGATTATAGAAAAGGATACAAATTTAGTACCTATGCAACTTGGTGGATAAGACAGGCAATTACAAGAGCTATAGCTGATCAAGCAAGAACTATAAGAATACCTGTCCATATGGTTGAAACTATTAATAAATTAATAAGAGTTTCAAGACAACTACTTCAAGAATTAGGAAGAGAACCTCAACCAGAAGAAGTTGCTAAAATTATGGAAATGCCTGTGGATAAGGTAAGAGAAATAATGAAGATTGCACAAGAACCAGTATCGTTAGAGACTCCAATAGGTGAGGAAGAAGATAGTCATCTTGGAGATTTTATACCTGATGATGAAGCACCTGCCCCTGCAGAAGCAGCAGCATTTACTATGCTTAAGGAACAACTTATAAATGTTTTAGATACTTTAACACCAAGAGAAGAAAAAGTATTAAGACTTAGATTTGGATTAGATGATGGAAGAGCTAGAACGCTTGAAGAAGTTGGAAAAGAATTTAATGTTACAAGAGAAAGAATAAGACAGATAGAAGCAAAAGCTCTAAGAAAATTGAGACACCCAAGTAGAAGCAAAAAACTAAAGGACTATTTAGATTAA
- the dnaG gene encoding DNA primase, protein MISEDVIQRVKEENDIVDVISETVKLKRAGRNYSGLCPFHHEKTPSFSVSVDKQIYKCFGCGEAGNVITFVMKTKNLSFPEAVKLLADRVNITIETDENNSYKDTFKQLYKLNVDSARYFFNCLGENVAAKQYLLNRGITEKTIRSFGLGYSANSWDGLLRHLKKKGFTELDMFSNGLIIKSQKGSYYDRFRNRIIFPVFDYRGRVIGFGGRVMDDSKPKYLNSPETALFKKGINLYGLNFAIKNNKERMLIIVEGYMDCISLHQYGITNAVASLGTALTTNQAKLIKKYADRAIIAYDADSAGQMATMRGLEILKKVGLDVKVLKVPEGKDPDEYIRNNGREAFIKLIEEALPLVDYRIKKIKENIDINNSEGVIKYAEQALEIISDLDAIEREIYIKKLSEETSIRDQALYDMINSKIQKNVKKSENMNIDNDFGQKLYLEPAYLKAERGLLKVMFKDEKTLEYVEKNIKREELILESHRKIYDYIVENIQYDEEERQKRIEVKCDDIDTSKEWVNIIEADFIYDSSDYEDIVDDYVRGIKKFKLEESKKQIMNRIKQYEIDGKLEESLKLAQELIQIQKKIGGM, encoded by the coding sequence TTGATATCGGAAGATGTCATCCAAAGAGTAAAAGAAGAAAATGATATAGTGGATGTTATATCTGAAACTGTAAAATTAAAAAGGGCAGGCAGAAATTATTCAGGTTTATGTCCTTTTCATCACGAAAAAACTCCATCATTTAGTGTATCTGTAGACAAACAAATATATAAATGTTTTGGATGCGGAGAAGCAGGAAACGTTATAACTTTTGTTATGAAAACAAAAAATCTTTCTTTTCCTGAAGCAGTAAAATTGTTAGCAGATAGGGTAAATATAACTATTGAAACTGATGAAAACAATTCATATAAAGATACTTTTAAACAATTATACAAACTTAATGTAGATTCTGCAAGATATTTTTTTAATTGTTTGGGAGAAAATGTCGCTGCAAAACAATATTTGTTAAATAGAGGGATAACAGAAAAGACTATAAGAAGTTTTGGGCTTGGATATTCAGCTAATAGTTGGGATGGATTATTAAGACATTTAAAGAAAAAAGGTTTTACTGAACTAGATATGTTTTCAAATGGACTTATAATTAAAAGTCAAAAAGGATCTTATTATGATAGGTTTAGGAACAGGATTATATTTCCCGTTTTTGATTATAGAGGAAGAGTTATTGGATTTGGGGGCAGAGTAATGGATGATTCAAAGCCCAAATATTTAAATTCTCCAGAAACCGCTCTATTTAAAAAGGGAATAAATCTTTATGGACTAAATTTTGCAATAAAAAATAATAAGGAAAGAATGCTCATTATAGTTGAAGGATATATGGATTGTATATCACTTCATCAGTATGGAATAACTAATGCTGTAGCTTCTTTAGGAACAGCTTTAACAACGAATCAAGCTAAACTTATAAAAAAGTACGCAGATAGAGCCATAATAGCTTATGATGCAGATAGTGCAGGACAAATGGCTACTATGAGAGGACTTGAGATATTGAAAAAAGTTGGACTTGATGTTAAAGTATTAAAGGTTCCAGAAGGAAAAGATCCAGATGAATATATAAGAAATAATGGAAGAGAAGCATTTATAAAGCTTATAGAAGAAGCTCTACCATTAGTAGATTATAGAATAAAAAAGATTAAAGAGAATATTGATATTAATAATTCAGAAGGCGTTATTAAATATGCTGAACAGGCTCTTGAGATTATATCAGATTTGGATGCTATAGAAAGAGAAATATATATTAAAAAGTTATCTGAAGAGACTAGTATCAGAGATCAAGCTTTATATGATATGATTAATAGCAAAATTCAAAAAAATGTAAAAAAATCAGAAAATATGAATATAGATAACGATTTTGGACAAAAATTATATTTAGAACCTGCATATTTAAAGGCTGAAAGAGGGCTTTTAAAAGTCATGTTTAAAGATGAAAAAACGCTTGAATATGTAGAAAAAAATATAAAAAGGGAAGAATTAATACTTGAAAGTCATAGAAAAATATATGATTATATTGTTGAAAATATTCAGTATGATGAGGAAGAACGACAAAAACGCATAGAAGTGAAATGTGATGATATAGATACTTCAAAAGAGTGGGTCAATATTATAGAAGCAGATTTTATATATGACAGCAGCGATTATGAAGATATAGTTGATGATTATGTAAGAGGTATTAAAAAATTCAAATTAGAAGAGTCTAAGAAGCAAATTATGAATAGAATAAAGCAATATGAGATAGACGGAAAACTTGAAGAATCCTTAAAATTGGCCCAAGAACTTATTCAAATACAAAAAAAGATTGGTGGTATGTAG
- a CDS encoding deoxyguanosinetriphosphate triphosphohydrolase has translation MIVREKIEKNEKLILIKQAAFSSNSRGRRIHERKDEIRTCFMVDRDRIVHSKSFRRLKHKTQVYIKTWGDHYRTRLTHTLEVSQIAKTIGKGIGLNEDLIEAIAMGHDIGHVAFAHNGEEVLDKLLPDGFRHNEHSIRVLTKLEKQGKGLNLTEEVLDGILKHSGFSNSASRAFTLEGQVVKYSDKIAYVNHDIDDSIRARLLKESELPKDLIGVLGKNHSKRIDTLVKDCIYTTTNNIQNNIMEVSLSKEIGDALAKLREFMFENIYKGSVLKTERDKAKFVLEQVFNYFLKNPNKMPSLYRNIVESEGLYRGVTDYIAGMSDDYCLLLFNGIYVPKIVIY, from the coding sequence ATGATTGTAAGAGAAAAAATTGAAAAAAATGAAAAATTGATTCTAATAAAACAAGCAGCATTTTCATCAAATTCTAGGGGAAGAAGGATTCATGAGAGGAAAGATGAAATAAGAACTTGTTTTATGGTAGATAGGGATAGAATAGTTCACAGTAAGTCGTTTAGAAGACTTAAACATAAAACTCAGGTATATATAAAAACTTGGGGAGACCACTATAGAACAAGGCTTACACATACTTTAGAAGTGTCACAGATAGCTAAAACTATAGGTAAAGGAATAGGACTTAATGAAGATTTAATTGAAGCCATTGCAATGGGGCACGACATAGGACATGTGGCTTTTGCTCATAATGGAGAAGAAGTTTTAGATAAGCTATTGCCAGATGGTTTTAGACATAATGAACATAGTATTAGAGTATTAACTAAGTTAGAAAAGCAAGGAAAAGGTCTCAATCTTACTGAAGAAGTATTAGACGGCATACTTAAACACAGTGGATTTTCAAACTCAGCTTCAAGAGCATTTACCTTGGAAGGTCAAGTTGTAAAATATAGCGATAAAATTGCTTATGTAAATCATGATATAGATGATTCTATAAGAGCTAGATTATTAAAAGAAAGTGAACTTCCAAAGGATTTAATAGGAGTGCTTGGAAAAAATCATAGTAAAAGAATAGATACATTGGTTAAAGATTGCATTTATACGACTACAAATAATATACAAAACAATATAATGGAGGTATCTTTAAGTAAGGAAATAGGAGATGCATTAGCGAAGCTTAGGGAATTTATGTTTGAAAATATCTATAAGGGTTCAGTTCTTAAAACAGAAAGAGATAAGGCAAAGTTTGTATTGGAACAAGTTTTTAATTATTTTTTAAAAAATCCAAATAAAATGCCTTCCCTATACAGAAATATTGTAGAAAGTGAAGGACTGTACAGAGGAGTGACAGATTACATAGCAGGAATGAGTGATGACTATTGTCTATTGTTATTTAATGGTATATATGTTCCTAAAATTGTTATTTATTAA
- a CDS encoding CotS family spore coat protein, with translation MPHPAKECNITLLSEENVQKYVLPHYELNEAQIERVKFKNTDKQRAVYRVDHLDKTYCLKKVYFSKQELLFVYSAIEWFFRNDINVPRILPNNNRGRFVDFNNMLFILTPWIEGIKCDYDIKEHITSSITNLSLMHVKGKNFVPITGSSLRKNLENFPYSINKHFQQILNCSNLAFKYKDKFSKLFLQHFSINSLLAEISVKASSTMRKENLSLSLCHLDYVNKNIIFDGNNNIWVIDFDKCGIDYCCHDISYFLRRLLRRTNNNWNLDITIECLDLYDNINPLTIDDYKYIFSYLCFPQKYWKLSRDYYNNMSKCNHNSFFYLLKNSLEYDNNQLDFAMKFGKYIENKFKTKII, from the coding sequence ATGCCTCACCCTGCTAAAGAGTGTAATATAACCTTATTATCTGAAGAAAATGTACAAAAATACGTACTTCCGCACTATGAACTTAATGAAGCACAAATAGAAAGAGTTAAATTTAAAAATACAGATAAGCAAAGAGCTGTTTATAGAGTAGACCATTTGGATAAAACTTATTGTTTAAAAAAAGTTTACTTTTCAAAACAAGAATTATTATTTGTCTATTCTGCCATAGAATGGTTTTTTAGAAACGATATAAATGTTCCAAGGATACTTCCTAATAATAATAGAGGTAGATTTGTTGATTTTAATAATATGTTATTTATACTAACTCCATGGATAGAAGGTATTAAATGTGATTACGATATTAAAGAACATATTACTTCATCTATAACTAACTTATCACTGATGCACGTTAAAGGTAAAAATTTTGTACCTATAACTGGAAGTTCACTCAGAAAAAACTTAGAAAACTTTCCCTATTCCATCAATAAACATTTTCAACAGATTTTAAACTGTTCTAATCTTGCATTTAAATACAAAGATAAATTTTCAAAATTATTTCTACAACATTTTAGCATTAATTCTTTATTAGCTGAAATTTCAGTAAAAGCATCTTCAACTATGCGTAAAGAAAACCTTAGCTTATCACTATGTCATCTTGATTATGTAAATAAAAATATAATTTTCGATGGAAATAACAATATATGGGTTATAGATTTTGATAAATGTGGCATAGATTATTGTTGTCATGATATTTCCTATTTTCTTAGAAGATTGCTCCGAAGAACTAATAATAATTGGAACTTGGACATTACAATAGAATGCTTAGATTTATATGATAATATTAATCCACTAACCATAGATGACTATAAGTATATTTTTTCATACTTATGTTTTCCACAAAAATACTGGAAATTATCAAGAGATTATTATAATAATATGTCCAAATGTAACCATAATTCTTTTTTTTATCTGCTTAAAAATTCTTTAGAATACGATAACAATCAATTAGATTTTGCAATGAAATTTGGAAAATACATTGAAAATAAATTTAAGACTAAAATAATATAA
- the ppdK gene encoding pyruvate, phosphate dikinase: MENKKYVYLFSEGNATMRNLLGGKGANLAEMTNLGIPVPQGFTVSTEACTKYYEDGKVINEDIVSQVYRALSTMEEKTNKKFGNVENPLLVSVRSGARVSMPGMMDTILNLGLNDNTVEGLSRLTNNERFAYDSYRRFIQMFSDVVMGIEKRKFEDVLDKVKEVKGAKFDTDLSASDLKEVVKQFKNIYMKEMGKPFPQEPKEQLIEAITAVFSSWDNPRAIVYRRLNDIPGDWGTAVNVQSMVFGNMGETSGTGVAFTRNPATGEKLIFGEYLINAQGEDVVAGIRTPQPIAKLKQDLPECYDQFMTIAQNLENHYKDMQDMEFTIEQGKLYFLQTRNGKRTAQAALKVAVDMVSEGLITKEEAILKVDPKQLDALLHPNFDQEEIKIAKVIAKGLPASPGAACGKVYFTAEDAKEHHEQGEKVILVRLETSPEDIEGMVAAEGILTVRGGMTSHAAVVARGMGTCCVAGCGDIRINEKNETFEVSGNVYHKGDYISLDGSTGNVYGKAIKTVEPEISGYFGTFMAWADEIRTMAVRTNADTPRDAMHAVKFGAQGVGLCRTEHMFFDEDRIPAVREMIISKTEEQRRKALNKLLPMQREDFIGIYEAMEGRPVTIRFLDPPLHEFLPNDEEDIKDLAKEMEVGFEELKSTVASLHEVNPMMGHRGCRLAVSYPEIAEMQTRAVIEAAIDVKKRKNYDIVPEIMIPLIGEIKELKFVKDIVVRVANEIIDKSGIELKYLVGTMIEIPRAAITADEIAQEAEFFSFGTNDLTQLAFGFSRDDAGKFLGDYYDKKIYEFDPFQKLDQNGVGKLVKMGVELGRQTRPDIHLGICGEHGGDPSSVEFCHNVGLDYVSCSPFRVPVARLAAAQAQIKNPRK; encoded by the coding sequence ATGGAAAACAAAAAATATGTTTATCTTTTTAGTGAAGGTAATGCCACGATGAGAAATTTGTTAGGTGGAAAAGGTGCTAATCTTGCAGAAATGACAAACTTGGGGATACCAGTTCCGCAAGGTTTTACAGTGTCCACTGAAGCCTGCACTAAATATTATGAAGATGGTAAAGTAATAAATGAAGATATAGTTTCTCAGGTTTATAGAGCATTGAGTACTATGGAAGAAAAGACAAATAAAAAGTTTGGAAATGTAGAAAATCCTTTATTAGTTTCTGTAAGATCAGGGGCCAGAGTTTCAATGCCAGGAATGATGGATACAATTTTAAATTTAGGATTAAATGATAATACAGTAGAAGGTCTAAGTAGGCTAACAAATAATGAAAGATTTGCTTATGATTCTTATAGAAGATTTATACAAATGTTTTCAGATGTAGTTATGGGGATTGAAAAAAGAAAATTTGAAGATGTACTAGACAAAGTTAAAGAAGTTAAAGGAGCTAAATTTGATACAGATTTAAGTGCTTCAGATTTAAAAGAAGTAGTAAAACAATTTAAAAATATATACATGAAAGAAATGGGCAAGCCATTTCCGCAAGAGCCTAAAGAACAGTTAATAGAAGCTATAACTGCAGTATTTAGTTCTTGGGATAACCCAAGAGCTATTGTTTATAGAAGATTGAATGATATACCAGGAGATTGGGGAACTGCTGTAAATGTTCAATCAATGGTATTTGGTAATATGGGAGAAACATCAGGAACAGGTGTTGCATTTACTAGAAATCCAGCTACTGGTGAAAAACTTATATTTGGAGAATATTTGATTAATGCACAAGGTGAAGATGTGGTTGCAGGTATAAGAACACCTCAACCAATTGCAAAATTAAAACAGGATTTGCCAGAATGTTATGATCAGTTTATGACTATAGCACAGAATCTTGAAAACCATTATAAAGATATGCAGGATATGGAATTTACTATAGAGCAAGGCAAATTATATTTTTTGCAAACAAGAAACGGTAAGAGAACAGCTCAAGCTGCATTAAAAGTAGCTGTTGATATGGTTAGTGAAGGTTTAATTACAAAAGAAGAAGCTATATTAAAGGTTGATCCTAAACAACTTGATGCGCTGTTACATCCCAATTTCGATCAAGAAGAGATAAAAATTGCAAAAGTAATAGCTAAAGGATTACCAGCATCACCAGGAGCTGCTTGTGGTAAGGTTTACTTTACAGCAGAAGATGCCAAAGAACATCATGAACAAGGAGAAAAGGTTATACTAGTAAGATTAGAGACTTCACCTGAGGATATAGAAGGAATGGTTGCAGCTGAAGGAATACTAACAGTTAGAGGTGGAATGACTTCACATGCAGCAGTAGTTGCAAGAGGTATGGGAACTTGCTGTGTAGCTGGTTGTGGTGATATAAGAATAAATGAAAAGAATGAGACTTTTGAAGTAAGCGGAAATGTGTACCATAAGGGAGATTATATATCACTAGATGGTAGTACAGGAAATGTATATGGTAAAGCAATCAAAACAGTAGAACCAGAAATTAGTGGCTATTTTGGAACGTTTATGGCTTGGGCAGATGAAATAAGAACAATGGCAGTTAGAACTAACGCAGATACTCCAAGAGATGCAATGCATGCAGTTAAATTTGGAGCACAAGGTGTAGGACTTTGCAGAACAGAGCATATGTTCTTTGATGAAGATAGAATACCAGCAGTTAGAGAAATGATAATTTCAAAAACTGAAGAGCAAAGAAGAAAAGCTTTAAATAAATTATTACCAATGCAAAGAGAAGACTTTATAGGAATTTATGAAGCTATGGAAGGTAGACCAGTAACTATAAGATTCTTGGATCCACCACTACATGAATTCTTACCTAATGATGAAGAAGATATTAAAGATTTAGCTAAAGAAATGGAAGTAGGCTTTGAAGAATTAAAGTCAACAGTTGCATCTTTACATGAAGTTAATCCAATGATGGGACATAGAGGATGCAGACTTGCAGTATCTTATCCTGAAATAGCAGAAATGCAAACAAGAGCAGTAATAGAAGCAGCTATAGATGTTAAAAAGCGAAAGAATTACGATATAGTTCCTGAAATAATGATTCCACTTATTGGAGAGATTAAGGAATTAAAATTTGTAAAGGATATAGTTGTAAGAGTTGCTAATGAAATAATAGATAAATCAGGTATTGAATTAAAATACTTAGTAGGTACTATGATAGAAATACCAAGAGCTGCTATTACAGCTGATGAAATAGCTCAAGAAGCTGAATTCTTCTCATTTGGAACAAATGATTTAACTCAGTTGGCATTTGGTTTCTCAAGAGACGATGCAGGTAAATTCTTAGGTGATTACTATGATAAGAAGATATATGAATTTGATCCATTCCAGAAATTAGATCAAAATGGAGTTGGTAAGCTTGTTAAGATGGGTGTAGAGCTTGGAAGACAAACAAGACCAGATATCCATCTTGGAATATGTGGAGAACATGGCGGAGATCCATCTTCTGTTGAATTTTGCCACAATGTTGGACTTGATTATGTATCATGTTCACCATTTAGAGTCCCAGTAGCAAGACTTGCTGCTGCACAAGCTCAAATTAAAAATCCAAGAAAGTAA
- a CDS encoding helix-turn-helix transcriptional regulator codes for MNIIKLSPRQEQIIKLVKENEPITSEKLASKLNVTRAALRPDLAVLTMTNILEAKPKVGYIYSQKPSYSLVYDYIRNIKVQDIMSKPVVVDENTTVYDAIVHLFLNDVGTLFIENNGVLTGAVSRKDFLKIAMGGTDMHKVPVGIIMTRMPNIVFVEKEDNAYLAAHKIMEHEVDSLPVVEKSYNGAKEILRIVGKVSKTNITRLFVKMGENS; via the coding sequence GTGAACATTATTAAGTTATCACCAAGGCAGGAACAAATAATAAAATTAGTAAAAGAGAATGAACCTATAACAAGTGAAAAACTAGCATCCAAATTAAATGTCACTAGGGCTGCACTAAGACCAGATTTGGCTGTATTAACTATGACAAATATATTAGAGGCAAAGCCAAAGGTTGGATATATATACTCACAAAAGCCTTCTTATAGTTTAGTATATGATTATATAAGAAATATAAAGGTACAGGATATAATGTCTAAGCCTGTAGTAGTGGATGAAAATACAACAGTATATGATGCCATAGTACATTTATTTTTGAATGATGTAGGAACACTATTTATAGAAAATAATGGAGTACTTACTGGTGCTGTTTCAAGAAAAGATTTTCTTAAAATAGCTATGGGTGGTACAGATATGCATAAAGTACCTGTAGGCATAATAATGACTAGGATGCCTAATATTGTGTTTGTTGAAAAAGAGGATAATGCATATTTAGCTGCACATAAAATAATGGAACATGAAGTAGATAGTTTACCTGTAGTAGAAAAGTCTTATAATGGTGCAAAGGAAATACTTAGAATTGTTGGCAAGGTTTCTAAAACTAATATAACAAGATTGTTTGTAAAAATGGGGGAAAATAGCTAA
- a CDS encoding DUF4342 domain-containing protein, with protein MSEITLEKIDIIRERTGVTYTEAKEALEVCEANVVDALIYLEQNKKSTMNDIYTTKDEFLDWIKDLVKKGNINRIKIKKDDKIVVDIPVNAGIAATLTVLIWPPLIAIGILTAVFTKVTIEITKDDGTIEIVNKVIKTNVKDTMQDVKDKVFDAANTVKEKFSGKNENKKEENTYSYTVKFDDIENNDKDK; from the coding sequence ATGAGTGAAATTACATTAGAAAAAATTGATATCATAAGAGAGAGAACAGGAGTTACTTATACAGAAGCTAAGGAAGCCTTGGAGGTTTGTGAAGCAAATGTAGTGGATGCATTAATATATCTTGAGCAAAATAAAAAATCAACTATGAATGACATATATACCACAAAGGATGAATTTTTAGATTGGATAAAGGATCTAGTTAAAAAAGGCAACATAAATAGAATAAAGATAAAAAAAGATGATAAAATAGTTGTTGATATTCCTGTTAATGCAGGTATTGCAGCCACTTTAACAGTATTAATATGGCCACCACTTATTGCAATAGGTATATTAACAGCAGTGTTTACTAAAGTTACTATAGAAATTACTAAGGATGATGGAACTATAGAAATAGTAAATAAAGTTATAAAAACTAATGTAAAAGATACAATGCAAGATGTAAAAGATAAGGTATTTGATGCTGCTAATACTGTAAAAGAAAAATTTTCAGGTAAAAATGAAAATAAAAAAGAGGAAAATACTTATAGCTATACTGTAAAATTTGATGACATAGAAAATAATGACAAGGATAAGTAA
- the recO gene encoding DNA repair protein RecO: protein MGGGFLSIFKTRAVVIKTQDIKESDKLVWLFSEKLGKISTIAKGSKKSSNKLFTSTLQFSYGDYVVYKGKSLYVINESTVIDSFQELLNDLDKLTYASYFCEIIDISMQDEESNRELFKLLITAFYFLKNKVVDIEILARAFEIKALQTTGYGFNLEHCCMCRKKINTSNYISLQYSGGICNECAKVNGINVSYPAYNALKYLSKIPLENVYRVNLSKEIKDELYKVLFQFIDQSYFRRPKSLDILNCLTKFE from the coding sequence GTGGGGGGTGGTTTTCTGTCCATATTTAAGACCAGGGCTGTAGTTATAAAAACTCAAGATATAAAGGAATCAGACAAACTTGTTTGGCTGTTTAGCGAAAAATTAGGAAAAATATCTACTATTGCGAAAGGTTCAAAGAAAAGTAGTAATAAATTGTTTACTAGCACTTTGCAATTTTCATACGGAGACTATGTAGTTTACAAAGGGAAAAGTCTTTATGTAATTAATGAAAGTACAGTTATAGATTCATTTCAAGAATTACTTAATGATTTAGATAAATTGACTTATGCATCTTATTTTTGTGAAATTATAGACATATCTATGCAAGATGAAGAAAGTAATAGAGAACTTTTTAAATTACTAATTACAGCTTTTTACTTTTTAAAGAATAAAGTTGTTGATATAGAAATTTTAGCAAGGGCTTTTGAAATAAAGGCGTTACAAACTACAGGATATGGTTTTAATTTAGAACATTGCTGTATGTGTAGAAAAAAAATAAATACTTCTAACTATATAAGTTTACAGTATTCTGGAGGGATTTGTAATGAATGTGCAAAAGTCAATGGCATTAATGTAAGTTATCCAGCATATAATGCTCTTAAATATTTATCTAAAATTCCTCTAGAAAATGTATATAGAGTTAATTTATCAAAAGAAATAAAAGATGAGCTCTACAAAGTATTATTTCAATTTATTGATCAAAGTTATTTTAGAAGACCTAAAAGCTTGGATATACTTAATTGTTTAACAAAATTTGAATGA